From Pseudomonas sp. stari2, a single genomic window includes:
- a CDS encoding ATP-binding protein, giving the protein MNSIRARILLPVLFLVLLGDVLISWAVLRYSHHEIEEIYDAQLAQSARLLQGVLAQRAPGDNDWERLHQAFDEAMSRVGDGEAAHPYETRLTFQVWRNDGQLLMRSAEAPILDAPPATLGAHDLMENGRDWCAFLLQDPRQGLLIWVGERDDIRQDLITRIVGHTLWPSLIGVPLLTILIWLTIGWGLQPLRAMARSIRGRDTDTLKPLHLSPLPQDLEPMQTALNRLLQQIDNLLARERRFIADAAHELRTPLAILRIHAQNAQLANTPQQREEALEFLVSAVDRATRIASQLLTMARIEPRLASPENSHVELTALVREELAELTPLALEKDVELILDSDHHCPVDTDPVALAIALQNLVTNALNFAPPGSEVRVQVQPQACGSVSISVEDAGPGIDEQQYARLFERFYSEGHANGAGLGLAIVQMIVSKIGSTLQLYNRPEGGLCAELRIPAGSTEPAPGI; this is encoded by the coding sequence ATGAACTCGATACGCGCGCGGATTCTGCTGCCGGTGCTGTTTCTAGTGTTGCTCGGCGATGTGCTGATCAGTTGGGCGGTTTTGCGTTACAGCCACCATGAAATCGAAGAAATCTACGACGCCCAACTGGCGCAAAGTGCTCGCCTGCTGCAAGGCGTGCTGGCGCAGCGTGCGCCCGGCGACAACGATTGGGAGCGTCTGCATCAGGCCTTCGACGAAGCGATGAGCCGGGTCGGTGATGGCGAGGCGGCTCATCCCTATGAGACACGGTTGACCTTTCAGGTCTGGCGCAACGACGGTCAGTTGCTGATGCGTTCGGCCGAAGCGCCGATTCTGGATGCACCGCCCGCCACCCTCGGCGCCCATGACCTGATGGAAAACGGTCGCGACTGGTGCGCCTTCCTGCTCCAGGATCCGCGACAAGGCCTGTTGATCTGGGTCGGTGAGCGCGACGATATTCGCCAGGACCTGATCACCCGCATCGTCGGCCATACCCTGTGGCCGAGCCTGATCGGCGTGCCGTTGCTGACCATTTTGATCTGGCTGACCATCGGCTGGGGTTTGCAACCGCTGCGGGCCATGGCCCGCTCGATCCGTGGTCGCGACACCGACACCCTGAAACCGCTGCACCTGAGCCCCCTGCCCCAGGATCTGGAGCCGATGCAGACCGCGCTCAACCGCTTGCTGCAACAGATCGACAACCTGCTGGCCCGGGAGCGACGCTTTATCGCCGATGCCGCCCACGAGCTGCGCACGCCGTTGGCAATCCTGCGGATTCACGCGCAGAACGCGCAGTTGGCCAACACCCCGCAACAACGCGAAGAAGCACTGGAGTTTCTGGTCAGCGCCGTGGACCGCGCCACGCGCATCGCCAGCCAGTTGCTGACCATGGCGCGCATCGAACCGCGTCTGGCGTCCCCGGAAAACTCTCACGTCGAATTGACCGCGCTGGTGCGCGAGGAACTGGCCGAGCTGACGCCACTGGCCCTGGAAAAAGACGTCGAGCTGATCCTCGACAGCGATCATCACTGCCCGGTCGACACCGATCCGGTAGCGTTGGCCATCGCTCTGCAAAATCTGGTAACCAATGCGCTGAACTTCGCGCCACCCGGCAGCGAGGTGCGGGTTCAGGTGCAGCCACAGGCCTGCGGTTCGGTGTCGATCAGCGTCGAAGATGCCGGCCCTGGCATCGATGAGCAGCAATATGCGCGGCTGTTCGAACGCTTCTACAGCGAGGGCCACGCCAATGGCGCCGGTCTCGGGCTGGCCATCGTGCAGATGATCGTGAGCAAGATCGGCAGCACCTTGCAGCTGTACAACCGACCCGAAGGCGGGCTGTGCGCCGAGCTGCGAATCCCTGCGGGATCAACCGAACCTGCGCCGGGCATTTAA
- the mntP gene encoding manganese efflux pump MntP — protein MNPVSLIFLALAMSTDAFAAAIGKGSSLHKPRLTEALRTGLIFGVIEAITPIIGWLIGQAATRWVESWDHWIAFTLLVALGLHMIYNGLKHEEAEEEKPGQHSFFILAVTAFATSIDALAVGVGLAFVDVNIWVAAAAIGLATMTMVTIGVMLGRVLGTVVGKRAEIVGGVVLMIVGATILYEHLSA, from the coding sequence GTGAATCCTGTTTCCCTGATCTTCCTCGCACTCGCCATGTCCACGGATGCCTTCGCGGCCGCCATCGGCAAGGGCTCCAGCCTGCACAAACCACGCCTGACCGAAGCCCTGCGCACCGGCCTGATCTTCGGCGTCATTGAGGCGATCACCCCGATCATCGGCTGGCTCATCGGCCAGGCCGCCACTCGCTGGGTGGAAAGCTGGGACCACTGGATCGCCTTCACCCTGCTGGTCGCGCTGGGCCTGCACATGATCTACAACGGCCTCAAGCATGAGGAAGCCGAAGAAGAAAAACCGGGGCAGCACTCGTTCTTCATTCTCGCTGTCACGGCCTTCGCCACCAGCATCGACGCGCTGGCCGTCGGCGTCGGCCTGGCGTTTGTCGATGTGAATATCTGGGTAGCCGCAGCCGCGATTGGCCTGGCGACCATGACCATGGTCACCATTGGCGTGATGCTGGGTCGGGTGCTCGGCACCGTGGTCGGCAAGCGTGCGGAAATCGTCGGTGGCGTGGTGTTGATGATCGTCGGCGCGACAATTCTCTACGAACACCTTTCGGCCTGA
- a CDS encoding AraC family transcriptional regulator yields MYSSPTRQTIILRSADMSCDDFGALFSRMFGNRYGDTPPPPKDIIIGGVYGRHDGVSFRRMHYRGDFMVAFPEPYDEITFVIPTAGRIIFNDSAESLGLPHIGLAIDKADLRSMRFVDNHAQHGMSISRAALTERLSSLLGRPIVHKLHFEPRVDLNSPAFQGIRALIDLATGTEFDLLLNAGSLMPSRLREMLVDAVLEAWPHNFSEALRRPEASIAPRHVKQAIEYIQAHPEQLVSGTDLAGLVNVSLRALQEGFRRFVGTSIVAYQRQVRLERACEALKRGPSSSVTDVALQYGFSNVGRFCQYFQDAYGVSPAEMRKGLR; encoded by the coding sequence GTGTACTCAAGCCCGACGCGCCAGACCATCATCCTCAGATCCGCCGATATGTCCTGCGACGACTTCGGCGCGTTGTTCTCCCGTATGTTCGGCAATCGTTACGGCGACACACCGCCACCGCCCAAGGACATCATCATCGGCGGCGTCTACGGGCGGCACGACGGGGTCAGTTTCCGGCGCATGCATTACCGGGGCGATTTCATGGTGGCGTTCCCCGAGCCCTACGACGAAATCACCTTCGTGATTCCCACCGCCGGCCGGATCATCTTCAACGACTCCGCCGAATCCCTGGGCCTGCCGCACATCGGGCTGGCCATCGACAAGGCGGATCTGCGCTCGATGCGCTTCGTCGACAATCATGCCCAGCACGGCATGTCGATCAGCCGCGCCGCGCTCACCGAACGCCTGTCGTCGCTGCTAGGACGGCCGATCGTGCACAAGCTGCATTTCGAGCCGAGGGTGGATCTGAACAGCCCGGCGTTTCAGGGCATTCGCGCATTGATCGACCTGGCCACCGGCACCGAATTCGACCTGTTGTTGAACGCCGGTTCGCTGATGCCATCGCGCCTGCGGGAGATGCTGGTGGACGCCGTGCTGGAAGCCTGGCCGCACAATTTCAGCGAAGCCTTGCGCCGCCCCGAAGCATCGATTGCGCCACGGCATGTGAAGCAAGCCATCGAGTACATTCAGGCGCATCCCGAACAATTGGTCAGCGGGACGGATCTGGCGGGGCTGGTCAACGTCAGCCTGCGGGCGTTGCAGGAAGGTTTCCGGCGTTTTGTCGGCACCTCGATTGTCGCCTACCAGCGACAGGTCAGGCTGGAGCGTGCCTGCGAAGCGCTGAAGCGAGGTCCATCGTCTTCGGTGACCGACGTGGCCCTGCAATACGGATTCAGCAACGTCGGCCGGTTCTGCCAGTATTTTCAGGATGCCTACGGCGTGAGCCCCGCAGAAATGCGAAAAGGACTGCGCTGA
- a CDS encoding tyrosine-protein phosphatase — translation MFPRLLCSLSVLSLSIAVAHAATLDTPRLQGIDNFRDVAGITTAYSTTHDGTMRAGVFYRSNALTPTASDLATLNGLGIKAVYDLRTPSEIAGTPDTMISGATYQNIDIIGATTSGANITTVSFKSAADAIAMMQETNRAFVSDAGMRGQLGVLFNELAGVDGAALFHCTAGKDRTGWTAAVLQSIAGVDNATIMSNYLATNDYTAARVAKTLAMMPPSMAAVYAPLLGVEASYLQAGLDQVTAQYGSMDNYLKQGLGLSQETIYVLRGKMVEYNSLPGQAGLIGNAAAGAQLLQEMQNSKLSGTYSAYNYYLQSAIDAGTLGGVESTVGGQVHADAASYLLRQNAMIEQAASPFASGTDLKVGQYRLWSTVLAGYLGTDGSAHAQSSNEHSQGLMVGVTQRFSEQLSARGGIGYSKGTVGGAGGEADTDFTFLNLGARYGFTSLERGLFADANLSAGYVDYDSKRDLGGGLGSAKGDTHGNLSGATLALGYRLPMNDVVLEPSLGVRVSRLDLSGFRETGSELALDVDSLQQTRRSAVANLDVSFAPMPVGAWQLVPGVRVGYERVLGDHQVDSEGHLLGLDIEQRAAFDNRDQFSGGVNLMANLGALSLGAEVGASGGGDSHGFSGGLKASYQF, via the coding sequence GTGTTTCCACGTCTTCTGTGTTCGCTGTCCGTGTTGAGTTTGTCCATTGCCGTCGCCCACGCGGCCACCCTTGATACCCCGCGCCTGCAGGGCATCGACAACTTCCGCGATGTCGCCGGTATCACCACGGCCTACTCGACGACCCATGACGGCACGATGCGCGCCGGTGTGTTTTATCGCTCGAATGCGCTGACGCCGACAGCGTCGGATCTGGCGACCCTCAACGGTCTAGGGATCAAGGCCGTTTATGACCTGCGTACGCCCAGCGAAATCGCCGGTACGCCGGACACGATGATCAGCGGTGCGACCTACCAGAACATCGACATCATCGGCGCCACCACGTCGGGCGCGAACATCACCACGGTCTCGTTCAAGAGCGCGGCCGATGCGATTGCGATGATGCAGGAGACCAACCGCGCCTTTGTCAGCGACGCCGGCATGCGCGGTCAGTTGGGCGTGCTGTTCAATGAACTGGCGGGCGTCGACGGTGCCGCGCTGTTCCATTGCACCGCCGGCAAAGACCGCACCGGCTGGACGGCCGCCGTGCTGCAAAGCATCGCCGGGGTCGACAACGCAACGATCATGAGCAACTACCTGGCGACCAACGACTACACCGCCGCCCGTGTGGCCAAGACGTTGGCGATGATGCCGCCGAGCATGGCCGCGGTTTACGCGCCGCTGCTGGGTGTGGAAGCGAGTTATCTGCAAGCGGGCCTGGACCAGGTGACCGCGCAATACGGCAGCATGGACAACTACCTCAAACAGGGCCTGGGTCTGTCCCAGGAAACCATTTACGTGTTGCGCGGCAAAATGGTCGAGTACAACAGCCTGCCGGGTCAGGCCGGGCTGATCGGCAACGCCGCCGCCGGTGCGCAACTGTTGCAGGAGATGCAGAACAGCAAACTGTCCGGCACCTACAGCGCCTATAACTACTACCTGCAATCGGCTATCGACGCCGGCACCCTCGGTGGCGTCGAGTCCACGGTGGGCGGCCAGGTCCATGCGGACGCCGCCAGTTACTTGCTGCGTCAGAACGCGATGATTGAACAAGCCGCCTCGCCATTCGCCAGTGGCACCGACCTGAAAGTCGGCCAGTACCGGTTGTGGAGCACCGTGCTCGCCGGTTATCTGGGCACCGACGGCTCGGCCCATGCGCAAAGCAGCAACGAACACAGTCAGGGCCTGATGGTTGGCGTCACCCAGCGCTTCTCCGAACAACTCAGCGCGCGCGGCGGTATCGGTTACAGCAAAGGCACTGTCGGCGGGGCGGGTGGCGAGGCTGACACTGATTTCACCTTCCTCAATCTTGGTGCCCGTTATGGCTTCACCAGTCTGGAGCGTGGTTTGTTTGCCGATGCCAACCTCAGCGCCGGTTACGTTGACTACGACAGCAAGCGCGACCTCGGCGGCGGCCTCGGTTCGGCGAAGGGCGACACCCACGGTAATCTCAGCGGCGCGACGCTGGCGCTGGGTTATCGCCTGCCGATGAACGATGTGGTTCTGGAGCCGAGCCTCGGTGTGCGCGTCAGCCGTCTGGACCTGTCGGGCTTCCGGGAGACGGGCAGCGAACTGGCCCTCGACGTTGACAGTCTCCAGCAAACCCGCCGCAGCGCCGTGGCCAATCTCGACGTCTCGTTCGCCCCGATGCCGGTGGGCGCGTGGCAACTGGTGCCGGGTGTGCGGGTCGGCTACGAGCGTGTGCTGGGCGATCATCAGGTCGACAGCGAAGGCCATCTGCTGGGGCTGGATATCGAACAGCGCGCGGCGTTCGACAACCGCGATCAGTTCAGCGGCGGCGTCAACCTGATGGCCAACCTCGGCGCGCTTAGCCTGGGCGCCGAAGTCGGAGCCAGCGGCGGGGGCGACAGCCACGGCTTCAGCGGCGGGCTCAAGGCCAGCTATCAGTTCTGA
- a CDS encoding DUF4880 domain-containing protein gives MNLQSPQDADDEILNQAAHWCLRLQDETCTPDERQAFQQWIQSSPRHAFEYAKMLEVWELSDQLPDEQDKSKKRKATTLPCSFEEFQRNLAQRN, from the coding sequence ATGAACCTCCAAAGCCCTCAAGACGCCGACGATGAAATCCTCAATCAGGCGGCGCACTGGTGCCTGCGCCTGCAAGACGAAACCTGCACACCTGACGAACGCCAGGCCTTCCAGCAATGGATTCAGAGCAGTCCGCGCCATGCCTTCGAGTACGCGAAGATGCTTGAGGTCTGGGAGTTGAGCGATCAATTGCCCGACGAGCAAGACAAGTCGAAAAAACGCAAAGCCACGACGCTGCCGTGCAGCTTCGAAGAGTTTCAACGCAACCTGGCGCAGCGCAATTAG
- a CDS encoding PaaI family thioesterase produces the protein MSSLDTSLQDTAAPDGVCFGCGGSNPHGLHIKSFWHEDGVHVMAEHVPEAKYCGWPELVYGGLIAMLVDCHSNWTAMAYHYRAEGREAESLSRINCVTGNLGIKFIKPTPMGVPLTLKAKVEGEVGRKSRVICEVYAGDVLTAMGDSVFVRVDAGQLAAAAHGRNEDQ, from the coding sequence ATGTCCTCCCTCGACACCTCCCTGCAAGACACCGCCGCCCCCGACGGCGTCTGCTTCGGCTGCGGCGGCAGCAACCCGCACGGCTTGCACATCAAGAGTTTCTGGCATGAAGACGGCGTGCACGTCATGGCCGAGCACGTGCCCGAGGCCAAATACTGCGGCTGGCCGGAGCTGGTTTACGGCGGTTTGATCGCGATGCTGGTGGACTGCCATTCCAACTGGACGGCGATGGCTTATCACTACCGGGCCGAAGGGCGTGAAGCCGAAAGCCTGTCACGCATCAACTGCGTCACCGGCAACCTCGGCATCAAGTTCATCAAGCCGACGCCGATGGGAGTACCGCTGACGTTGAAGGCGAAAGTCGAAGGTGAAGTCGGGCGCAAGAGCCGGGTGATCTGCGAGGTGTATGCCGGGGATGTGCTGACGGCGATGGGTGATTCGGTGTTTGTGCGGGTGGATGCGGGGCAGTTGGCAGCGGCTGCTCATGGGCGGAATGAAGACCAATGA
- a CDS encoding RidA family protein — MPDRKIIIPESMKTIVERAGYAPAVLVGDTLYCAGQVGRTADLKVIEDPEQQFIRAWENLDEVLKAGDCTFNDVVEMTTYHVDMSQHMPVFRDVKNRVFPKGFCAWTCIGVSELAHPGLLVEIKCVAVRRRAIPE; from the coding sequence ATGCCCGATCGCAAAATCATCATCCCCGAATCCATGAAAACCATCGTCGAACGCGCCGGTTACGCCCCGGCGGTTCTGGTCGGCGACACGCTTTATTGCGCCGGCCAGGTGGGCCGGACGGCTGATTTGAAGGTCATCGAAGACCCCGAGCAGCAATTCATCCGTGCCTGGGAAAACCTCGACGAAGTGCTAAAAGCCGGTGATTGCACCTTCAACGATGTGGTGGAGATGACCACCTATCACGTCGACATGAGCCAACACATGCCGGTGTTCCGTGACGTGAAAAACCGCGTATTCCCCAAAGGCTTCTGCGCCTGGACCTGCATCGGCGTCAGCGAACTGGCCCATCCGGGGCTGCTGGTGGAAATCAAATGTGTGGCGGTGCGCAGGCGCGCTATACCTGAGTAA
- a CDS encoding glutathione S-transferase family protein, translating into MDLTLYYHPLSSYCHKALIALYEHGIAFEKRLIDLSSEAERAELQALWPLVKFPVLRDHARQRTVPESSVIIEYLDHQPGQSKRLIPEDWEAALDVRLWDRFFDHYVMTPMQQIVADRIQSANGDLSSQRALLATAYGMLEQQLADREWIASADFSLADCSAAPALFYASTLVPFATEQPRLSAYFERLVQRPSFSRVIEEAKPWFDFYPFAEALPQRFR; encoded by the coding sequence ATGGACTTGACCCTCTACTACCACCCGTTGTCGTCCTACTGCCACAAGGCGTTGATCGCCCTCTACGAACACGGCATCGCCTTCGAGAAACGTTTGATCGACCTGTCCAGCGAAGCCGAACGGGCCGAGCTTCAGGCGTTGTGGCCGCTGGTCAAATTCCCGGTGCTGCGCGATCACGCCCGCCAGCGCACGGTGCCGGAATCAAGCGTGATCATCGAGTATCTGGATCATCAACCGGGCCAGTCGAAGCGACTGATTCCCGAAGACTGGGAGGCCGCACTGGACGTGCGTCTGTGGGACCGGTTCTTCGACCATTACGTGATGACGCCGATGCAGCAGATCGTCGCCGACCGCATCCAGTCCGCCAATGGCGACCTGAGCAGTCAGCGAGCGCTGCTGGCCACGGCGTACGGCATGCTTGAACAGCAACTGGCGGACCGCGAATGGATCGCCAGCGCGGATTTCAGTCTGGCCGATTGCTCCGCCGCGCCGGCCCTGTTCTACGCCAGCACGCTGGTGCCGTTTGCCACTGAGCAACCGCGCCTGAGCGCCTATTTCGAACGGCTGGTGCAGCGCCCGTCGTTCAGTCGGGTCATCGAAGAAGCCAAACCGTGGTTCGACTTCTATCCCTTTGCCGAGGCCCTGCCCCAACGGTTTCGCTGA
- a CDS encoding agmatine/peptidylarginine deiminase — MPTRREFIKQVSVAAGVGAAVMSLGLSPARVLAASEGRWFMPDEGDKHERAYMAFGAQDAIWEDFTEDVQEALGRIARAIARYEPLTIYCRSSERSLAEEICGTSNITYQIANLDDIWMRDISANFVIDDKNGLGAVDFNFSGWGNKQQHSKDAKIAKRVAQDAQATYVRSELVGEGGGIEVDGHGTAIMTESCWVNENRNPGWSKADVEAELKARLGLRKIIWLPGIKGKDITDAHVDFYARFVTPGVVIANLDTDPKSYDNKVTLAHLEILKNATDAEGRPLQIHTVSPPLKPRNTKFNKDNDDFAAGYINYFVINGAVIAPEFGDKDADKKAFDLLKKLYPNRDVVQINIDAIAAGGGGIHCVTSHQPA; from the coding sequence ATGCCGACTCGTCGCGAGTTCATCAAACAGGTTTCAGTCGCCGCCGGCGTAGGCGCTGCCGTCATGAGCCTCGGCCTGTCCCCGGCGCGCGTGCTGGCGGCCAGCGAAGGTCGCTGGTTCATGCCCGACGAGGGCGACAAGCACGAACGCGCCTACATGGCCTTCGGCGCGCAGGACGCGATCTGGGAAGACTTCACCGAAGATGTCCAGGAAGCGCTGGGCCGGATCGCCCGTGCCATCGCTCGCTACGAACCGCTGACCATCTACTGCCGCAGCAGCGAACGCAGCCTTGCGGAAGAGATTTGCGGCACGTCCAACATCACCTACCAGATCGCCAACCTCGACGACATCTGGATGCGTGACATCAGCGCCAATTTTGTCATCGACGACAAGAACGGCCTGGGCGCGGTGGATTTCAACTTCAGCGGCTGGGGCAACAAGCAGCAGCACTCGAAGGACGCGAAGATCGCCAAACGCGTGGCGCAAGACGCGCAAGCGACCTACGTCCGCAGCGAACTGGTGGGCGAGGGCGGGGGCATTGAAGTCGACGGCCACGGCACCGCGATCATGACCGAAAGCTGCTGGGTCAATGAAAACCGCAACCCCGGCTGGAGCAAGGCTGATGTCGAGGCGGAACTGAAAGCGCGCCTCGGTTTGCGCAAGATCATCTGGCTGCCGGGCATCAAGGGCAAGGACATCACCGATGCCCACGTCGATTTCTACGCGCGCTTCGTCACGCCCGGCGTGGTGATCGCCAACCTCGACACCGACCCGAAATCCTACGACAACAAGGTCACGCTGGCGCATCTGGAAATCCTGAAAAACGCCACCGACGCCGAAGGTCGCCCGTTGCAAATCCACACCGTTTCGCCACCGTTGAAGCCGCGCAATACCAAGTTCAACAAGGACAATGACGATTTTGCGGCCGGCTACATCAACTATTTCGTGATCAACGGCGCGGTGATCGCCCCGGAGTTTGGCGACAAGGACGCCGACAAGAAAGCCTTCGACCTGCTGAAAAAACTCTATCCGAACCGCGACGTGGTGCAGATCAACATCGACGCCATCGCGGCCGGCGGTGGCGGGATTCACTGCGTGACCAGTCACCAGCCGGCGTGA